In Rheinheimera sp. MM224, one DNA window encodes the following:
- a CDS encoding DUF6435 family protein, protein MFSFFKRDPLKALRQKYDAKAEQAMLAQRKGDMRLFADLTAEAEELWAQLEKLQAETTKQD, encoded by the coding sequence ATGTTTAGTTTTTTTAAACGAGATCCACTAAAAGCCTTACGCCAAAAATACGATGCCAAAGCTGAACAAGCCATGCTAGCCCAGCGAAAAGGTGATATGCGCTTATTTGCCGATTTAACCGCAGAAGCGGAAGAGTTATGGGCACAGCTGGAAAAATTGCAGGCTGAAACAACAAAGCAGGATTAG
- a CDS encoding transporter substrate-binding domain-containing protein — MSFMMSCLILCALMLFPAQSRAEEVIRIRHYHLQPRHDFALKLLELVLSKNGTPYQIIAVKSNEVLTEGRVEKMVVDGELDMLFISTSAARESAMIPIKEPIYRGLLGLRLLLIKPKNNEKFKQIKNLQALKPYVAGHNVHWSDFAVFKANGLKVVSTTNYDALFEMLKHERFDYFSRGVNEVWSELAQHSDQLVIADNLMLFYPHPVYFFVGKHRPELAALVEKGLKIATQDGSYKALFQSYYADTIKKANLNSRTMIYLNNPAVPAGTAPIDTSWWLTP; from the coding sequence ATGTCATTTATGATGAGTTGTCTGATCTTGTGTGCTCTGATGTTGTTTCCTGCACAGTCCAGGGCTGAAGAAGTGATCAGGATCCGGCATTATCATTTGCAGCCCCGCCATGATTTTGCCTTAAAACTATTGGAACTGGTGCTGTCAAAAAATGGCACGCCTTATCAAATTATCGCGGTGAAATCGAATGAGGTATTAACCGAGGGCAGGGTAGAGAAAATGGTGGTGGATGGCGAGCTGGATATGCTGTTTATCTCCACTTCTGCAGCACGCGAAAGCGCTATGATCCCCATTAAAGAACCCATTTACCGAGGCTTGCTCGGATTGCGGTTACTGCTGATTAAGCCAAAAAATAATGAAAAGTTTAAACAGATAAAAAATCTGCAAGCTTTGAAACCTTATGTGGCTGGTCATAACGTGCACTGGAGCGATTTTGCTGTGTTTAAAGCCAATGGCTTAAAAGTGGTTAGCACCACCAATTATGACGCCTTATTTGAAATGTTAAAGCACGAAAGGTTCGACTACTTCTCCAGAGGTGTAAACGAGGTCTGGTCTGAATTGGCACAGCATTCAGACCAACTGGTGATAGCAGACAATCTTATGTTGTTTTACCCGCACCCAGTGTATTTTTTTGTCGGTAAACACAGGCCTGAATTAGCTGCTTTAGTGGAAAAAGGCCTGAAGATAGCCACGCAGGATGGCTCCTATAAAGCCTTGTTCCAGAGTTATTATGCTGACACTATTAAGAAAGCTAATTTAAACAGCAGAACCATGATTTATCTGAATAATCCAGCTGTGCCCGCAGGCACAGCTCCGATAGATACCAGTTGGTGGTTAACTCCCTGA